CCACGTACTCCACCACCTTCTTGCTTTTCTTGCTGAGGTTCGCCGGCGTTTCAGTTTTCACCCATGCGAACAGATCCACCGAATTCGCATCACCGAATACCTCGGCCATCAGTACCCGCAAGTAGTGCACTTCGTTGTTATCGATGCTAACGAAGATCACGCCATCGTCACGTAACAATTCGCGTGCGAGGATCAGTCGCGGATACATCATGCTCAACCACTGACTGTGGTATCGGCCATCTCCATGCGGATCGTGTGCGGCTCCATTCGCATGATCCGATCGTTGCGCATACGTGGTACGGGTCTCGGAAAGATCATCCGCATAACCCATGTCCTTGCCCGTGTTGTACGGCGGATCGATGTAGATCGTCTTCACCTTACCGGTATAGTCCTTCTTCAGGATCTTCAACACCTCAAGGTTATCGCCTTCGATGAAGATGTTGCTCGTGCTTTTTTCATTCAACCCTTTTCCGGGCTGCGCTACCAGTTGTTTTGCTGAAGGCGCATTCGCAAGCATCCGAGCTGCACGCTTACCCGGCCACGAGAGGCCGAAGTGCTCGGCGTGATCCACTTCGGATCGTCCGTTACCGAACGCTATCGGATCTTCATCCGCTAGCGCTGCCGTATCTGTTCGTTTACCCTTGGCCATTCTACCCCGGAGAACTCTGTGTACCAAAGGGGTGCTCGAAGATCGGGAATTTTACGAAGTGGACGCTTTTGGCCGAAGTGGTAGAGGCCTATTTCGCGCTTCGTGCATTCCACGGCGACAGTAACGCTTTCGTTCAGCAATGCGAATGATCGCAGGACCATACACTATTGCACCTGCACAACTGAAGTTACACTACCGGACCAGTGAGAGGAAGGAGACCCTTCAACTACCCTCATAGTTTTCCGCTCAATCAGTGTGTGGACCACTCCCACCGGATCCGATAGTATGTACTTCGCCACTGCCCATTACGGTCGTTGTCAATGTTCCTTTGCAGTTCACGCTTACATCGCCAGAACCGGTAATGGTAACGTTCGCGGTACTTGTCGTTAGCTGTTCCAGATTCACATCACCAGAACCCACTACTGAGACCTCTACGTTCTCCGCACGGCCTCCGAACATTACGTCTCCACTGCCCGCAAGCGCAATGCTCATGGAACCGGATACTTCAACTTCCTCACCTTGGATATCTCCCGAACCGGCAAGCGCAACAGACAACTTCTCCAACCCCAAGAGTGATGCAAAATGAATATCACCCGAGCCTTTCAATTCCATTTCGAACATCTTCATGCCCTTGAGATCATCGATGTAGATATCCCCTGAACCGTTCAGTTGCACGCGTTCCAGATCCGGTAAGGTTATATGAATACCATGAGGCTCCTCGTTCTTGTAGTTCCTTACGATCTTGTAGTTCTTTTCTTTATAGCGGATCTCCAATACGTTCCCTTTCACGATCATCTCGATGTTCTCCAATTCCTCTGCAGTGCCTTGTGCACTTACGGTGTACGGAGCTTGCGCGATGTAGACTTCCAAGGGACCGAATACGTTCACTGCTGTGAAACCCTTTAGATCATAGGTCTTGGTCTCCGTTCTTGTACTCGTTGCTTTTTTTGAACTCGGCGCGGGTGGCGGTGGGGGCGGCGCTGTTGGCTCGATGGCCAATGGCTTTTCCGGTGCTGGTGTGGGAACCACAGGAATTGTTGGCGCAATGGGAATACGGACAGGTGCAGGGAGCGGTTCTTGTGGAACTTCCGCATTCGATTTCAACATGACAACTGCCTTGGTGGGCTCGCTGGGTGGCACATCCAATAGTACCTCAGCGGTTGGCTCGATCATCGGCACTTCATGTACGACCGGCTGCTGCTCTTGCACTGCAGTCCTTAGTGGTTCGCCGATGCCTGTGAAGAAATAGGCTGCTCCGGCAATGATCAATGCGCTTACTGAGGTCATGAGAATGGAGTTTAAATTGATGTGGCTGAACCACGATGTTGTTGGTTGAATGAGCGGGAATAACGTGACCATCTGGCTAACATCCTCCACCGATACTTCGGCAGGGAGGTCGCGCAACAGCTCCAGGGCTTTTTCGGTTCTGTCCTGCTGTGTCATAACATCAAGGTCTTTAGTGATCCCAATACTTCTTCGCCCACGGACTTCGCGCGCCCTTCCAACAACGCACGCAACTTCGCACGGCCCCTGCTCACTTTCGTCTTCACCGACCCTTCCGAACAGCCTTGGATCTGGGCGATCTCAGACATGGGAAGTCCGGAGACCTCGAACAACACCACCGCCTCGCGTTGGTCTTTCGGTAAACGATCCAATGCGGAATAAACGATCTCGACATCCACCAACATCTCTGCCGATGCACCGCGCTCTTTCAAGCGAATGGCCTGCTTTTCACAGATGGCCTCAGAACGCCTTTGAACGCGCCAGATACTGATGGACCTGTTGCGCGCCGCACGTACCAAATAGTGAAGCAGCTCTTCCTTCTTTTGGATGGTCTCGAACTTATGGTAGGTCGTTAACAGTACATCCTGCACGAGGTCCTCAGCGGGCATTCTGCCATAAGCCAGCGCTGAACAATAGCGCACGAATGGCTCGTGGCACGTTGCGTACGCTTGCATAAAGGCTGTCTGTTTTTCGTTGCTCACGATGGAGTGGTTTCAACAGTAAGTCGCAGAAGTCAGGTAAAGGTTACACCGCGGGCCCTGTGGGAATGTAAAATGTAAAATGATGAATGTTGAATGTTGAATGACAGCGCCTGCATGGACGAAGGGAAACGGTCTCCTGCGGGTATTCGACATGCAAGGACGCGTGATCACTTCAACGACCGTAAAAGGCAATGGCACATTCCAGTTCGTAACTTCAGATCATGCGGCTGGTGCCTACCGCGTGAGCATCGAAATGAACGACGCACCTGCATTGAGCTCATCGTTCGTCGTCGTTCACTAAGACCGATCGCACCACGTGCAATGTGCCTTGTACTACTGCCTCTTACCGGTGTCCGGTTGCGGCTTCGCTTACGTTGATCACGTGGTCACCCACTTTCTCGCATGAGGAGAAAAGGTCGCTGTAGACCAGGCCGCTCCTTACGTTGTAGTCGCCGGCCTCGATGCTCTTCAAATGCGCTTCACGCAGTTCGTCACGACGCTTGTTGATCAGTTGCTCCAACTCGAACGCCTGATCGAAGTACATCGAATCCTCTACATCAAGGTTCTTACACATTACGCCCAGTGCTTTTTCCAGAAGCTCGAACATGCCCAATATATGTTCGCGCTGTTGCGGTGTGAACCAGAGCTGCTCTTCTTCCTTGCGGCTGATCACCATGCTCATCTGGAAATAGATGTCGGCGATGCGCTCCATGTCGTTCACCTCCGAGAGCATGTTGCGGATCTTCATGGAAAGGCTCCCACTCAATTCGCCTTGTGATACGCTGGTCAGGAAGTTAATGACCTCCACTTCCATGCGATCGCTGATCTCTTCGTACTTCCTTATTTTCTTGTACAGCTTGAGCTTTGCTTTGGTCTCGGTCTCGGTGAGCAGGCGCGTTACCATCTTGTTCATTTTAGAGACCAACTTACCGAAGCGTGCTATCTCCCTGCTCGCCTCGATCACGGATAACTCCGGCGTATTCACCACACCTGATCCAATGTACTCCAAGTGGAATTCCTCATCCTCATCCGTCTTGCTCGGCACGGACCAGATGGATGCTTTTACCAATGGACCCACGAAACCGATGAGCAGGAACATGTTCACCAGGTTGAAGAAGCTATGGAAATAGGACAGTGCCAATGGGATGGCTTCCGGTGCATCGTTCGTGTCACTGTACGGACTGGCGTTACCCATCACATCCACCGAGAACCACGTGATCCAAGGCAGCACGTAAGGCACCAGAAATACCATCCACGATACGCCGATCAGGTTGAACAAACTGTGAATGCGCGCAGAACGTTTCGCATGCACATTGCCCACCATGGAAGCCAGTTCCGCAGTGACGGTGGTTCCGATGTTCTCACCCAGGATCATGGCTGCTGCTACCTCGAACGGGATCCACCCATTGGCAGTCATCACGAACGTAAGCGTCATGGCCGCGCTGGATGATTGGATGATGATCGTCAACAACGCACCAACACCAACGAACATCAAACGGGATAATAAACTCGGATGCGCGTATGCACTTAAGAACTGCAATAGCTCCGGGCTTTCGCTGAGGTCCGGAACGGAATCCTTCAATGCAGCCAAGCCCAGGAACAGGAGCGCAAAGCCCATCAGGAATTCTCCCCATGACTTAATGGATGCCTTCCGGAAAAAGAGCATGGGCAACGCGAACGCCATCAACGGAATGGCAATGGCCGATATCTTGAACTTGAATCCCAAGTAGCTGACCAACCAACCGGTGACCGTGGTGCCGATGTTGGCGCCCATCATGACGCCCGCGCTTTGTAACAGCGAGATCAGTCCGGCGTTCACGAAGCTCACGGTCATTACCGTTGTGGCCGATGAGGATTGCAAGAGTCCGGTGATCAAGAATCCGGTAAGCACACCGAAGAACCGGTTGCGCGTCATGGTGCCCAGGATCTGCCGCAGCTTTTTGCCCGCAGCCTTCTGGATGCCTTCGCTCATGATCTTCATACCGAAGATGAAAAGACCGAGCGAACCGATGACCGTCAGAATACTTACGGTTGTGCTCCAGTAGGGTGAAATGTCCATGAGGGAAAAGGTCGTTTCGGGCAGCAAAATACCGCAACGCGTATGTTATGAGCGTGTTGCCCATGTTACCATTGTGTTAAGACTGCCCAATACGATCGCTGAATGTGAACGGACCGGAGCTGTAGCGCTTCTTACGCTCCTGCGGCTTTGGAGCTCTTGGTGCCATCATTCAGCGGAACGTGTTGAATTTCGAAGTAGTCCCAAGCGTGTAAAGGTTTTGTTACCATTGTGGTGGGATCCACGGCACCGTAACCGATCCCGAACAATGAACCATCAAGATCCTTATCCTGAGCAACGCATGGCGTTCAAGCGACCTTTCTTTCTGGTGATCTTTTCATTTTCATCTTTCATTCGCACATGACCAACGCGCAGGTCGATGTTACGAATACTACACTCGGGAATGGACTACGCTTTTTAACAAAGGACTCAACGTTCTATGTGCAGTTCCGTTTACGGATACAACCGAATTTCACCGGCACGTATGTGGATGCAACGAACAGCTTTCAAGAAGACTGGTCCATACGCCGCTGTCGCGCCAAATTGGATGGGTGGGTGTTCTCTCCAAAACTGGTCTATAAGTTGGAGTATGACCTTGCGGGTAATTACATCCGCGATGCGGTGATCAAATGGAACTTCGCAGGCCAATTCCACCTCTGGTTCGGGCAGGCAAAACTTCCGGGAAATATCCAACGCATCACGTCTTCGCAGACCATGCAATTGGTGGACCGTTCGATCATGAACACCCAGCTGAACCTTGATCGTGAAATGGGCGTGCAACTGCACCACAGCCTGCTTCTTGGCAACATGCCATTGCATTGGGCTCTTGCCTATAGCCAAGGTGATGGTATCCGCGACCGTGGTAGAAGTACCGGTGGTGAATTCACCGCGCGTGTGGAAGCTTTTCCGTTGGGCACGTTCTTCAATGACGGGCGAACCACCGAGACCGATATGGAACGGGAACGTACGCCCAAGATCCTGATCGGACTGGCGTACGACCATAACGCGAATGGTTTCCAGGACCGTGGATCATGGGGCACCGTGCTAACAGAGACCCGAAGCCTACAGGCCTTCTTCGCCGATATCACATTCAAATACCGAGGTATCTATTTCTTGGGCGAGTACGGTCATAAAGAAGCAACGGATGGATCGCCGAGCGTGTTCGATAGTGCGGGCATACGCACGGGTGCAGTCCGCACTGGCTACGGATACAACCTGCAAGGCGGCTACCTCTTCAAGAACAATTGGGAATTGGCCGGACGCTACAGCGCGTTCGAACCGGAAAAAGAAACCGGCAGAACACCGCTCACCGAGAGCACGTTCGGTATTTCCAAATACGTTTCTGGGCATAACCTCAAGGTGCAGCTGGACTTCTCCTTGCTCACGGAACAGTACCGTCCGGATGCCTACCGCAGTCGGTTGCAAGTGGAGTTGGCGTTCTAGCGAGAACGGATCAGCACATCAATGCTGAATACATGCAGCGTGCATTCCTCTCCTTTCAACGCACCAAGCTATTCCGCAACTGCGTGTTGGTAGGACTTGTTCCGCTTACAGGGCTATAGCCTCTTAAACTTTTGTATTCATTGAAACTCAAATCCTGCGACTCTTTCCGGGTCGAAAGACGGGTATCGTATTCTGTTTTACTAATCTATACGACCCATTTCAGGGTCGAAGCATCTGCATTATTCGACCCTGAAATGGGTCACAGAAATTAGATCGCGGCCATGCCCAGCAAGCATTTCGACCCAGAAAGGGTCGCAGAAATACGGTTGCCTGAACTTTAAGAGGCGATAGCCCTGGTTCCGCTTACCGCGTATCATCCCGCTAACGTTAAATTAGGACAATCTTGTCTGAAATAGGATTAGCACGGTAACTTTGTGTTCCATAAGCACTAAACCTTACTACGATGTCAACCGCAAAAGCAACCGCCCAATGGAAGGGCACGATCAAAGAAGGAGAAGGCACCATGCGCTTCACCGGATATGAAGGAGCTTACACCTTCGCATCCCGTTTCGAGGGTGGAGGCGGAACGAACCCGGAAGAACTTGTGGGTGCCGCACACGCAGGTTGTTTCAGCATGTACCTGTCGCTGTTGCTCACCGAGGAAGGTTTGAGCCCTACCAGCATTGATACCACCGCGCAAGTGACCATTGCCAAAGATGACACTGGTCCGCACATCACCACGATCACCCTGCACTGTAAGGTGAAATGCACTGGCCTTGATGCAGCAAAATTGAAGGCACTGGGTGCCACTACCAAGGAGAAGTGTCCTATCTCTCGCCTCTATGCAGGAGGCACCGCCAAGATCACAGCGGAAACAGAACTCGTGAACTAAAAACAACAATGGAAACAAAAGCAAAACCAGAATTGAAACCACTCCACGTGGGCGAACAATTCAAAATGCTGCAGGTCACGGCCGTCGCTGGAGCCTTCATGCCTGAACATTATTGCACCAGTGAGGCCATCGTTTCGGTCAGCGAAGGATCCGCCACCATTGAGATGAAGGATGGTAACACGGAGTTGGCAGCAGGCTCCAGTTTTCTGATACCTGCTGGCAAACCCCATTCACTGCGGATAGGCCATACCTTTAAAGCCACGGTGGTGATGGAGCGCAACGCGACGTTGGAATTTTAACCCGTATTAAACCTGAGGTGATGTACAACTACGACACGGTTACCGAAGCGATCAAGGGTCTGAAGCAACGGGGATACACCTTGGACTTCAATGCCCAGGCTGATGAGGAATGTCTAGTGTGCCACGACACTTCGTTGAACCTGCGACCGGAGGAGTTCCAGATCGACGAGGTCTATCGCTTCGAGGGCAATTCCGATCCCGGTGATGAAATGATCGTCTATGCCGTTTCATCCGAACTGCACACCGTGAAAGGTGTTGTGGTGAATGCTTTCGGAACCTATTCCGATGGCGCCATGGCAGCGATCGTAAAGCACCTGCACCGGCACCACACGTAAGAATAACACGATGGGCGCGATAGAGCAATACATCGTTTGCATCACCACGCCACTGGAAGTTTCAAGGGCCCGGCACCCTACTGCCCGTGCGTTGTCCGTGCGCTCATGAAGCGATCGACAACACGATCCTTGACCGAATAGGAGCGTGACCGGAGCGACCGCTGAACGCTGTTGCACCGCTGCATGAAGGAACACGTAAACCGTGACCTTGCACCACTACCCTGGTCGCGAAGTGTGCATACTTCGCATGTAGCAGATCACTAGAACACTGCTCAGCTAACGCGCAGCTGCATCGGCCGTGGGCCAACTGTATTCAGGTACGCGGTAAAGCCGAATAGGAACAACACCTAACGAACGAACCAATGGAGAACGAACACGACCACCTGTTCCCTAAAGCCACACGTGAAGGGATTCAGATGCAGGAACGCTTGGCGCCTGCTGCCATGGAAGCGTGGCGCAATTTCAGCCGTACCGTATTGCAGGAAGGTGCCCTGCCCGCTAAGACCAAGCAGCTTATTGCACTGGCCATCGCGCACGTTACGCAATGTCCTTATTGCATACGATCGCATACCAAGGATGCCATGCGCAAAGGAGCCACCAAAGAAGAAATGATGGAAGCGATCTGGATCGCTGCCGAAATGCGCGCAGGTGCAGCCACAGCACATGCCGCCATCGCCATCGATGAAATGATGAAACAGGAACAACACGGCTGAGCAGCATGGAACTGCTCCACTAGTTACTCCGTGCTCTACTCCTTCCGGCGATCTTCCGTGTTCGCCAAAGACCTACCAACGCGATCAACAGCCAAGCGAACTCAAGGATGATGAAGCCCCAGGCCATCATGCCGATCGCGTCGATGAGCAATAGTAACGAGCCTAGTATGTTCAACAGAAGGTAGGGCGCCGCTTTCGCATTCAGCCAACCGAACTGTCCCGCACCGAAAGCGGTGAGCTGCAAGGCAGCACCTATAAGCTGAGGGATCTGTTGTGCTAGATCGTTCATGTTCGTTGTCTTGAGGAGTGTATTCCGCTTTTGCCATTTGGATCAACTTCACTGTATGTGGCGTTGCATGCATTGACCTGAAATAGGTTGCGCAGAAGATGCGATCCAGAACGCCGCAACCGTTCCTATTCGAACACCACGATCCGTGTGGTCGCGCGATCAGCGCCATCACTGCTTGCCAAGGTATAGATGCCCGGCGTAGTTAACTGCACCGAGGGGTCGGCATTTCCAACGGTCGATGCTGATGATCTGTATACCGTTCTGCCCATGGCATCCATGATCTCTACTTCGCCGCTGGGCGCATGCACCTGAAATGCTCCCCTGTTCGGGTTCGGGTAAGCGAACATTCCGGACAAGGACCAGGTTGCTTGTTCTATTGGGGAAAACTCCATCGTACCGTCCATGTCCACCATTTGCAATCGGTAGTAGTTCACGCCATCAATAGGCTCGGCATCCAAGTACCTATAGGCCAGTGTGGTGTACGATGAACCCGCTGCGCGAAGCTCACTTATTCCTTCCCATTCCATCAGATCCGCGGAACGTTGCACAACGAAGTGGGACGTGTTCTTTTCCGATGCAGTGGACCAATCCATCAGGATGCCACCCTCTGTTCGCTTGGCATGGAAGGCCAGCAGTTCAATGGGTAGTGGTTCGCAACTGACCACCGCAGTGCCGCCGAACTGAAGGGGCACAACGGTGGAGACCGAACTCCAGTTACTGAAGCAGATGATGTATTGATCACCGGTCTGCACCGCCAATGGAGGTTCGAAATTCCCGGCATCGCCGCCACTTGGCACTGTGGAGGCCAGACCCGTTCCTCCATAGCTGACCCAATTCCAATTGCAGGACACGGGCGCTTGTGTATTGGCCGGTATGGCACTGCACGTAGAAGACGAATACGGATACATGATCCAATCATAGAACCCTACCTGTGTGCTCAACCCACCGAACGTGAATTCCAGCATCCCGCCTTGCGATATGTTCACCACCATCCACGTACTGTTCAGTTCATTGTTCAGCAAGCACCCTTCATTGTCGGAACCCCACGGACTGGGTGATCCATCTCCGTAGTAAAAAAGCGGATTACCGTAAGAGCCCACTGACGGTATCTCATTCATGGAACCGATGCCGTTAGGGTCTATTGAGAAATTGATGTTGGTGCAAATATTCACAGCCTCCGGACAATCGCTTGCAGTGATGGGACCCGCACTTGCGCAATTCGCAGCCGGCACACCGATGGGGAACGTGGCCTGCCCAATGCTGCCTGTACCGAGCGTACCTGATCCCACGGAAGCGCCTCCCGCATTGTTCAACGTCCACGTGGCACCATTCCACCCATCGCCAAAGGCATCGAATAGCTGCATGGTGTAACAGCCCGTATCCAAACACATCATTAAAGTGGTCGGTGCAAAGCCTGTGGCGACAATGCCCGGACCGGTGACAAGATTCCAATTTACTTCAGTGGGATAAAGCCCCGCTGTGACCACCATGGTGTACATGTCGCAATCACCGCTGGAGCATCCACCACCCAACGAGACCTGCATGGTACCCGAACTCCCATTGGCCAACGTGCCTGAGCCGACCAGCACACCCGTAGCGGTAACGGCCACGGAATACGTGGCTCCATTCCATCCGTCGCCGAAACTGTCGTAGAGGTTGAGTTGATAGCATCCATCCGGCAGGCACGCGGTAACGGTGGTCGGTGCAAATCCGCTGGCGACAACAGCACCCAGTTCATTCACCATGTTCCAACTGACCTCAAAGTCATAGAGGCCACCACCAACGGTAATGGTGTAGTTGGTGCATTGCGCGCGCACCGTTCCGGAAGGTGCCACCGCACACCCGATGATGATGGAAGCAATGATCGCGAACCTCATTTACGCGGAGGTAGTATGCCACAGTTCTTCGGATCCAATTTGCGAAAGGGCGCATCAATGGATGGACTGCGTGTGAAGCAATGGACGGACATTTCCACCGGAGCGAGGAGCACGTTCATTTCCGTTTCGCTGAGGGTGCATGCAGGATCCACATGCAGCAGAATGTTGCGTGTGTTGTGATCCACCCTGCACATCACCACACCGGGTCGTGCACGCAGGATAATGGCTGCTTGATGGGCGTGTTGCGGCGTTCGTACACCTTC
The nucleotide sequence above comes from Flavobacteriales bacterium. Encoded proteins:
- a CDS encoding DUF2807 domain-containing protein; this translates as MTQQDRTEKALELLRDLPAEVSVEDVSQMVTLFPLIQPTTSWFSHINLNSILMTSVSALIIAGAAYFFTGIGEPLRTAVQEQQPVVHEVPMIEPTAEVLLDVPPSEPTKAVVMLKSNAEVPQEPLPAPVRIPIAPTIPVVPTPAPEKPLAIEPTAPPPPPPAPSSKKATSTRTETKTYDLKGFTAVNVFGPLEVYIAQAPYTVSAQGTAEELENIEMIVKGNVLEIRYKEKNYKIVRNYKNEEPHGIHITLPDLERVQLNGSGDIYIDDLKGMKMFEMELKGSGDIHFASLLGLEKLSVALAGSGDIQGEEVEVSGSMSIALAGSGDVMFGGRAENVEVSVVGSGDVNLEQLTTSTANVTITGSGDVSVNCKGTLTTTVMGSGEVHTIGSGGSGPHTD
- a CDS encoding RNA polymerase sigma factor; the encoded protein is MSNEKQTAFMQAYATCHEPFVRYCSALAYGRMPAEDLVQDVLLTTYHKFETIQKKEELLHYLVRAARNRSISIWRVQRRSEAICEKQAIRLKERGASAEMLVDVEIVYSALDRLPKDQREAVVLFEVSGLPMSEIAQIQGCSEGSVKTKVSRGRAKLRALLEGRAKSVGEEVLGSLKTLML
- a CDS encoding T9SS type A sorting domain-containing protein is translated as MTAPAWTKGNGLLRVFDMQGRVITSTTVKGNGTFQFVTSDHAAGAYRVSIEMNDAPALSSSFVVVH
- a CDS encoding Na/Pi cotransporter family protein; this encodes MDISPYWSTTVSILTVIGSLGLFIFGMKIMSEGIQKAAGKKLRQILGTMTRNRFFGVLTGFLITGLLQSSSATTVMTVSFVNAGLISLLQSAGVMMGANIGTTVTGWLVSYLGFKFKISAIAIPLMAFALPMLFFRKASIKSWGEFLMGFALLFLGLAALKDSVPDLSESPELLQFLSAYAHPSLLSRLMFVGVGALLTIIIQSSSAAMTLTFVMTANGWIPFEVAAAMILGENIGTTVTAELASMVGNVHAKRSARIHSLFNLIGVSWMVFLVPYVLPWITWFSVDVMGNASPYSDTNDAPEAIPLALSYFHSFFNLVNMFLLIGFVGPLVKASIWSVPSKTDEDEEFHLEYIGSGVVNTPELSVIEASREIARFGKLVSKMNKMVTRLLTETETKAKLKLYKKIRKYEEISDRMEVEVINFLTSVSQGELSGSLSMKIRNMLSEVNDMERIADIYFQMSMVISRKEEEQLWFTPQQREHILGMFELLEKALGVMCKNLDVEDSMYFDQAFELEQLINKRRDELREAHLKSIEAGDYNVRSGLVYSDLFSSCEKVGDHVINVSEAATGHR
- a CDS encoding FmdC precursor, whose product is MTNAQVDVTNTTLGNGLRFLTKDSTFYVQFRLRIQPNFTGTYVDATNSFQEDWSIRRCRAKLDGWVFSPKLVYKLEYDLAGNYIRDAVIKWNFAGQFHLWFGQAKLPGNIQRITSSQTMQLVDRSIMNTQLNLDREMGVQLHHSLLLGNMPLHWALAYSQGDGIRDRGRSTGGEFTARVEAFPLGTFFNDGRTTETDMERERTPKILIGLAYDHNANGFQDRGSWGTVLTETRSLQAFFADITFKYRGIYFLGEYGHKEATDGSPSVFDSAGIRTGAVRTGYGYNLQGGYLFKNNWELAGRYSAFEPEKETGRTPLTESTFGISKYVSGHNLKVQLDFSLLTEQYRPDAYRSRLQVELAF
- a CDS encoding OsmC family peroxiredoxin, with product MSTAKATAQWKGTIKEGEGTMRFTGYEGAYTFASRFEGGGGTNPEELVGAAHAGCFSMYLSLLLTEEGLSPTSIDTTAQVTIAKDDTGPHITTITLHCKVKCTGLDAAKLKALGATTKEKCPISRLYAGGTAKITAETELVN
- a CDS encoding cupin domain-containing protein, producing METKAKPELKPLHVGEQFKMLQVTAVAGAFMPEHYCTSEAIVSVSEGSATIEMKDGNTELAAGSSFLIPAGKPHSLRIGHTFKATVVMERNATLEF
- a CDS encoding phosphoribosylpyrophosphate synthetase produces the protein MYNYDTVTEAIKGLKQRGYTLDFNAQADEECLVCHDTSLNLRPEEFQIDEVYRFEGNSDPGDEMIVYAVSSELHTVKGVVVNAFGTYSDGAMAAIVKHLHRHHT
- a CDS encoding carboxymuconolactone decarboxylase family protein — encoded protein: MENEHDHLFPKATREGIQMQERLAPAAMEAWRNFSRTVLQEGALPAKTKQLIALAIAHVTQCPYCIRSHTKDAMRKGATKEEMMEAIWIAAEMRAGAATAHAAIAIDEMMKQEQHG
- a CDS encoding T9SS type A sorting domain-containing protein — protein: MRFAIIASIIIGCAVAPSGTVRAQCTNYTITVGGGLYDFEVSWNMVNELGAVVASGFAPTTVTACLPDGCYQLNLYDSFGDGWNGATYSVAVTATGVLVGSGTLANGSSGTMQVSLGGGCSSGDCDMYTMVVTAGLYPTEVNWNLVTGPGIVATGFAPTTLMMCLDTGCYTMQLFDAFGDGWNGATWTLNNAGGASVGSGTLGTGSIGQATFPIGVPAANCASAGPITASDCPEAVNICTNINFSIDPNGIGSMNEIPSVGSYGNPLFYYGDGSPSPWGSDNEGCLLNNELNSTWMVVNISQGGMLEFTFGGLSTQVGFYDWIMYPYSSSTCSAIPANTQAPVSCNWNWVSYGGTGLASTVPSGGDAGNFEPPLAVQTGDQYIICFSNWSSVSTVVPLQFGGTAVVSCEPLPIELLAFHAKRTEGGILMDWSTASEKNTSHFVVQRSADLMEWEGISELRAAGSSYTTLAYRYLDAEPIDGVNYYRLQMVDMDGTMEFSPIEQATWSLSGMFAYPNPNRGAFQVHAPSGEVEIMDAMGRTVYRSSASTVGNADPSVQLTTPGIYTLASSDGADRATTRIVVFE